The Columba livia isolate bColLiv1 breed racing homer chromosome 21, bColLiv1.pat.W.v2, whole genome shotgun sequence genome has a segment encoding these proteins:
- the LOC110366141 gene encoding uncharacterized protein LOC110366141: MLPLSPLLSRFPELCPFVSFGFEQAQDARAPKPTAGSGSSSFCRVHGRSHASESAEVKQFISHLEQRLIMELNPAEALEANRRLEEDLNRAERKAARLEMEVTLLKKNMGRKTTALQTTREELRQARQQMEQSQALYMQADQERKDAVQRAEELRERVAQLQGENLWLRQQLGDAQNKAAPEPVREMGQPEETSVAAGTQQHDGLERENPHVPEDLDKVKAKVCELSAQLELHSQLSLQLKASIQGLQELVALLPHGLATPGGAQGPAALHGQGCEQPREEQLEPRRRDLDPNVQRSRNLWDLSRSAQPGLSARAGATPAEAAAQSPREPRRRRFRRQAKTLGQSRGWSGSPSGSGTAERGAGSAGDSPRVSPAPLPNADDVQGPPVRATPADLDGLEEELLE, translated from the exons ATGCTGCCGCTCTCTCCTCTTTTGAGCCGCTTTCCTGAGCTCTGTCCCTTTGTGTCCTTCGGCTTTGAACAGGCACAAGATGCCAGAGCCCCAAAACCGACGGCGGGTTCAGGTTCGTCCTCTTTCTGCCGGGTCCATGGAAGGTCTCACGCGTCAGAAAGTGCTGAAGTGAAGCAGTTTATCAGCCACCTGGAGCAACGGCTCATCATGGAATTGAACCCGGCTGAGGCGCTGGAAGCCAACAGGCGCTTGGAAGAGGATTTAAACAGAGCCGAAAGAAAAGCTGCTCGGCTGGAAATGGAAGTGACCCTGCTGAAAAAGAACATGGGGAGAAAGACAACGGCATTACAAACCACAAGAGAAGAATTACGGCAGGCCCGGCAGCAGATGGAGCAGTCCCAGGCTCTGTACATGCAGGCGGATCAGGAGAGGAAAGACGCCGTCCAGAGGGCGGAAGAGCTGCGGGAACGAGTGGCCCAGCTGCAGGGTGAAAACCTTTGGCTCCGTCAGCAGCTGGGGGACGCGCAGAACAAGGCCGCCCCCGAGCCCGTG AGAGAAATGGGACAGCCAGAGGAGACGTcagtggcagctgggacacagcaGCACGATGGGCTGGAGCGAGAGAACCCCCACGTGCCAGAGGACTTGGACAAGGTCAAGGCCAAG GTGTGTGAACTCTCcgcacagctggagctgcactCCCAACTATCTCTGCAGCTCAAAGCCTCAATCCAGGGGCTGCAAGAGCTGGTGGCTCTTCTGCCACATGGCTTGGCCACTCCTGGGGGGGCTCAGGGCCCAGCAGCGCTTCATGGGCAAGGCTGTGAGCAGCCAagggaggagcagctggagccgAGGAGGAGAGACCTGGATCCCAACGTGCAGAGATCACGGAACCTGTGGGACCTGAGCCGCTCCGCACAGCCCGGCCTTTCTGCCAGGGCCGGCGCGACGCCGGCAGAAGCCGCTGCCCAGAGCCCGCGGGAGCCGCGGCGCAGACGCTTCCGTCGCCAGGCAAAGACTCTGGGCCAGAGCCGGGGATGGAGCGGGAGCCCGTCGGGCTCAG GCACCGCTGAGCGTGGGGCTGGATCTGCTGGGGATTCGCCCCGGGtgtctcctgctcctctgccgAATGCAGATGACGTCCAGGGTCCCCCGGTCAGGGCAACACCGGCCGACCTCGACGGTTTGGAAGAGGAATTGTTAGAATAG